The Ananas comosus cultivar F153 linkage group 7, ASM154086v1, whole genome shotgun sequence genome has a window encoding:
- the LOC109713329 gene encoding N-acetyl-D-glucosamine kinase-like, with protein sequence MRWVEEGIMEKKRYRNGRIWNFEMAREADGGGGGGEVILGLDGGTTTTVCVCIPAAAPLSGRAGEPLPILARAVAGCSNHNSVGETRARETLEKVMAQALLQAGSNRSAVSAVCLAVAGVDHPIDQQRLLNWLREIFPSHVKLFVQNDAVAALASGTMGKLHGCVLIAGTGTIAYGFTDDGREARAAGAGPILGDWGSGYGIAAQALTAVVKAHDGRGPQTLLTHNMLEILSLSSPDELIGWTYEDPSWARIADLLPVVISSAEAGDEVANNILHNSVAELADSVKAVVRRLGLSGEDGKDPFPLVMVGRVLEANESWDIGKEVIDCITKIYPGAHPIHPKVEPAVGAALLAWNFVMDELYCQIASDI encoded by the exons ATGAGGTGGGTGGAGGAGGGAATCATGGAGAAGAAGAGGTATAGGAACGGTAGAATTTGGAATTTTGAGATGGCGAGGGAGGCGgacggaggaggcggcggcggcgaggttaTCCTTGGCCTCGACGGCGGCACCACCACCACCGTGTGCGTGTGCATCCCCGCCGCCGCGCCCTTATCGGGTCGCGCTGGCGAGCCCCTCCCTATCCTCGCACGAGCCGTAGCCGGTTGTTCGAATCACAACTCCGTTGGAG AAACCAGGGCGAGAGAGACACTCGAGAAGGTTATGGCTCAAGCGCTTTTACAGGCCGGCTCTAATCGCTCTGCGGTATCCGCTGTTTGCTTAGCTGTAGCCGGTGTGGATCATCCGATCGATCAACAAAGGCTATTGAATTGGCTCAG AGAAATTTTCCCGAGCCACGTCAAGTTATTCGTACAGAACGATGCTGTCGCGGCTTTGGCCAGCGGAACCATGGGCAAGCTCCATGGTTGTGTGCTAATTGCGGGGACGGGTACTATCGCTTACGGGTTCACTGATGATGGAAGAGAAGCCCGAGCCGCAGGAGCTGGTCCAATCTTGGGTGACTGGGGAAG TGGATACGGAATTGCCGCACAAGCGTTAACAGCCGTAGTTAAAGCTCACGACGGGCGTGGCCCTCAAACGTTGCTTACGCATAACATGCTTGAAATTCTGAGTCTCTCTTCGCCAGATGAACTAATCGG GTGGACATACGAAGATCCTTCCTGGGCCCGCATTGCTGATCTTCTACCAGTAGTGATATCCTCTGCTGAAGCTGGCGACGAAGTTGCAAATAACATTCTACATAATTCGGTCGCAGAGTTGGCCGATAGCGTCAAAGCTGTTGTCAGAAGACTTGGTTTGAGTGGTGAAg ACGGAAAAGATCCATTCCCGCTTGTCATGGTGGGGAGAGTTCTTGAAGCGAACGAGAGTTGGGATATCGGCAAGGAAGTGATAGATTGTATCACCAAGATATATCCAGGAGCTCATCCCATTCATCCCAAA GTGGAACCAGCTGTTGGTGCAGCTCTGTTGGCTTGGAATTTTGTTATGGATGAGTTATACTGCCAAATTGCAAGTGATATTTAG
- the LOC109713330 gene encoding WPP domain-associated protein-like, giving the protein MERIQFAQSDNSEVLNEIVGLNECKLLSTSFKEGDNNTANDSAFYEKFILDDLESYWDELNDRLNVMRMVSDSVTKGMVNAVVEEAAEKIATKEAEIAVLNKTLLSCKSNADLDDRLGIISMIPKRSLMNAGIDRTESRSRQGFLDASAEEFTNTDHVATLRIAAEEQFQRLKENIADLRDSYSSEKIHAEVDTNKRLVEIDERIDGLRLILSSGLEQISDAFGMIKVLIFEHQWEHEFRKEVTSTMIHDYIRGLHHEFEAKLYEQKGLIETMNLRWHKKITEFTTLRKELDAISTSLIGSEMGMLFTHSSRESFEEVNVIKRNDGEGIPSHQVENGNLEAVKSVNSDDFVLDVADFLYLKHKPSEEIMKFFISEMTKLRRQHDVALQEKTEELFRLKREFHKEKGTVPFRKDKEFELVRRKVSEVVSKLDEIVFNSADFPVISKDCEEICRLKDRNESLFFENQHLRSLLSDKRKEVKHLSSQVSDAASKMSLHSSLEATLLKQVKNLKGEVEDLKVEGNVKDVVDRSILRGIFNDYSCFMEDIEIQNNIMQVTYSILLQGVFCEALSPRNPAMQKYFDEKASLKETLLEKEKALSLANEENQRMKQETTSLSVLINEKDQLALEARSSLIQQKEQYDIVCHDLNILRDQVGKQEKLISDFRKDSDSMKTQLDEAFQLVLDYELEISKQKQDLNTTTNALDEAEKQNLLLCGIVEEKQRTLSSSVLKDKEQVKWLECSMFAMAEMSKAFDDFKNKMQEKIRRNENRLKTLSHRCRPLVQQAVVLKKKVLWYKQMLEIRCSDLQKAEAEVDLLGDEVDSLLSLLGKIYIALDHYSPVLQHYPGVMEVLKLVQRELKGESIGSM; this is encoded by the exons ATGGAGCGGATCCAATTT GCACAAAGTGATAACTCTGAGGTGTTGAATGAGATTGTTGGTCTTAATGAGTGTAAACTATTAAGTACTAGCTTTAAAGAAGGGGACAATAATACAGCGAACGATTCAGCTTTTTATGAGAAGTTTATCCTTGATGATTTGGAATCTTACTGGGACGAGCTCAACGATCGTCTAAATGTGATGAGGATGGTGAGCGATTCGGTTACCAAAGGAATGGTGAATGCCGTGGTTGAGGAGGCTGCGGAGAAGATTGCGACGAAGGAGGCGGAGATAGCTGTATTGAACAAGACTCTGCTTTCCTGTAAGTCTAATGCGGATTTAGACGACAGATTGGGGATAATTTCGATGATTCCTAAACGCAGCTTGATGAATGCGGGAATCGACAGGACGGAATCACGGTCGCGTCAAGGATTTTTAGACGCAAGCGCGGAAGAATTTACTAACACCGATCATGTCGCTACACTGAGGATTGCAGCAGAAGAGCAGTTTCAAAGGCTTAAGGAGAATATTGCAGATTTAAGAGACAGCTATTCGAGTGAGAAAATTCACGCTGAAGTAGATACTAACAAAAGATTAGTTGAGATCGATGAAAGGATTGATGGGTTGAGACTAATACTGTCGTCCGGATTGGAACAAATAAGTGATGCGTTTGGTATGATTAAAGTGTTAATCTTTGAGCACCAGTGGGAGCACGAGTTCCGAAAAGAAGTCACTAGTACCATGATTCATGATTATATAAGAGGCCTTCATCATGAGTTTGAGGCAAAATTGTATGAGCAAAAGGGTCTTATCGAAACCATGAATCTGAGGTGGCACAAAAAGATCACGGAATTTACTACCTTGCGTAAAGAACTTGATGCTATTTCTACGTCATTGATAGGTTCAGAAATGGGTATGCTTTTCACTCATAGTAGCCGTGAGAGTTTCGAAGAAGTGAATGTTATCAAAAGGAACGATGGAGAGGGTATTCCATCGCATCAGGTGGAAAACGGGAATCTCGAGGCTGTGAAATCTGTTAACTCTGATGATTTCGTGTTAGATGTTGCTGATTTCTTATATCTAAAGCACAAGCCAAGTGAAGAAATAATGAAGTTCTTTATTTCAGAAATGACCAAGTTGAGGAGACAACACGACGTAGCATTGCAAGAGAAGACCGAAGAGCTCTTTCGACTCAAGCGAGAATTCCACAAGGAGAAGGGCACGGTGCCTTTTAGAAAAGACAAAGAGTTTGAACTGGTTAGGAGAAAAGTGTCCGAAGTTGTTTCAAAGCTGGATGAAATAGTCTTTAACAGTGCAGACTTTCCTGTGATTAGTAAGGACTGTGAAGAAATATGTAGATTGAAGGACAGAAATGAGTCCCTGTTTTTTGAAAACCAGCATCTCCGTAGCTTGCTTTCGGATAAAAGAAAAGAGGTTAAGCACCTATCATCGCAGGTCTCAGATGCAGCGAGTAAGATGTCTCTTCATTCGTCGTTGGAGGCTACACTTTTGAAGCAAGTTAAGAATCTTAAAGGTGAAGTGGAGGACTTGAAGGTAGAAGGTAATGTTAAAGATGTAGTAGACCGCTCTATTTTAAGAGGAATTTTCAATGATTACAGTTGCTTCATGGAGGATATAGAGATCCAGAACAATATTATGCAGGTGACATATTCCATTTTGCTGCAAGGAGTTTTCTGTGAAGCTTTATCACCTAGAAATCCTGCTatgcaaaaatattttgatgaaAAAGCTTCTCTAAAGGAGACGCTTTTGGAAAAGGAAAAGGCATTAAGTTTAGCAAATGAAGAGAACCAGAGGATGAAGCAGGAGACCACATCTTTGTCGGTTTTGATTAACGAAAAGGATCAATTAGCATTAGAGGCACGGTCTTCGTTGATTCAGCAAAAGGAGCAATATGACATAGTATGCCATGACCTTAACATTCTTAGAGATCAAGTAGGCAAGCAGGAGAAGTTGATCTCGGATTTTAGGAAGGACTCAGATTCAATGAAAACTCAATTGGATGAGGCATTCCAGCTAGTTCTTGATTATGAATTGGAGATAAGTAAACAGAAGCAAGATTTAAATACCACTACAAATGCTTTGGATGAAGCAGAAAAACAAAACCTCCTACTTTGTGGTATTGTTGAGGAGAAGCAAAGGACATTATCATCATCTGTTTTGAAGGACAAGGAGCAAGTGAAGTGGTTAGAATGCAGTATGTTCGCTATGGCTGAGATGTCAAAAGCATTCGATgatttcaaaaacaaaatgcaAGAGAAGATCAGAAGAAATGAAAACAG GTTAAAAACACTGAGCCATCGGTGCAGGCCACTGGTCCAACAAGCCGTCGTGCTAAAGAAAAAGGTACTCTGGTATAAACAAATGCTTGAGATAAGATGTTCTGACCTTCAGAAGGCTGAAGCGGAG GTTGATCTGCTGGGGGATGAAGTTGATTCTCTTCTTAGTCTTCTTGGAAAGATATACATAGCGCTCGATCATTATTCTCCGGTGTTACAACATTATCCTGGG GTGATGGAGGTTCTAAAATTAGTCCAAAGAGAGTTGAAGGGTGAAAGCATAGGTTCGATGTAA